A window of the Oscillospiraceae bacterium NTUH-002-81 genome harbors these coding sequences:
- a CDS encoding DUF3048 domain-containing protein: MKKKSILFLLALTVGIMAIGCGKKEEPASSNDTFVADEDEEEKEEEAPVAEEETPVVEEETREGMYRSELTNEWIDESLKDQRPIAVMIDNEKTALPHYGMNSADVVYEMMNSTKNGHVTRFMALYKDYDSVKQIGSVRSVRPTNLQIAPEWNAIVCHDGGPFYINAHLENPYVDHFSGTFSRVDNGKPREFTEYILTGDMEKNFKNNSKIDRNYNQYYTGPHYQFASESNPVDLSTASDSIDCTEIDFPFEHNNSKLNYDASTGLYMYSEYGSAHVDPLDNNKQMSFTNVLIQNARYHQFDENGYMIFYSVDSGREGYYITGGKAIPVTWEKTSDTDPTRYYDKDGNEITINTGKTYVALVADEFWSGLTIK, from the coding sequence ATGAAGAAAAAATCTATACTTTTCCTTCTTGCGCTGACCGTCGGCATCATGGCTATCGGCTGCGGAAAGAAAGAGGAACCCGCTTCTTCAAATGATACCTTTGTCGCAGACGAAGATGAAGAAGAAAAGGAGGAAGAAGCTCCTGTTGCAGAGGAGGAGACTCCTGTCGTGGAGGAAGAGACCCGCGAGGGCATGTACCGCAGCGAACTGACCAACGAATGGATCGATGAGAGCCTGAAGGATCAGCGTCCCATCGCCGTTATGATCGACAATGAGAAGACCGCACTTCCGCATTACGGCATGAACAGCGCAGATGTTGTCTATGAGATGATGAACAGCACGAAGAACGGACATGTTACCCGTTTCATGGCTCTGTACAAGGATTACGACAGTGTCAAGCAGATCGGCAGTGTGCGAAGTGTAAGACCGACAAACCTGCAGATTGCTCCGGAGTGGAATGCCATCGTCTGCCATGACGGCGGCCCGTTCTATATCAATGCACATCTGGAGAATCCTTATGTTGATCACTTCAGCGGAACGTTCTCCCGTGTGGATAATGGCAAGCCCAGGGAATTTACAGAGTACATCCTGACCGGTGACATGGAGAAGAACTTCAAGAATAACTCCAAGATTGACCGCAACTACAACCAGTACTACACTGGCCCGCATTATCAGTTTGCTTCCGAAAGCAACCCGGTAGATCTGTCCACTGCATCTGATTCCATTGACTGCACAGAGATTGATTTCCCGTTTGAGCATAACAATTCCAAGCTGAACTATGATGCTTCCACCGGCCTGTATATGTATTCCGAGTACGGTTCTGCACATGTGGATCCTCTGGATAACAATAAACAGATGAGCTTCACCAATGTCCTGATCCAGAACGCCCGGTATCATCAGTTTGATGAGAACGGCTATATGATTTTTTACTCTGTAGACAGCGGACGGGAAGGCTACTACATCACAGGCGGCAAGGCAATCCCGGTAACCTGGGAGAAGACCAGCGACACCGATCCGACCCGTTACTATGACAAAGACGGCAACGAGATCACCATCAACACCGGTAAGACTTATGTGGCACTGGTGGCAGATGAGTTCTGGAGCGGCCTGACCATCAAATAA